The genomic DNA TGCATGCCTGACAAATTCCCTGAAACGACATCAATATGGCCACCAAGTAATGAGGCCGTCGCCTTTGAAGCACCTTTGAAAGCAATCGCCTTTAAATCAATGCCCGCTGCTTCTTCAAGCTGTAAAATAGCCATATGTTGACCGACATATTTGCCTGAGTGTCCAATGGTTACAGAACCTGGATGCTCCTTAGCATACTGAATCACATCACTTAAGGTTTTAAAGGGGCTATTCTTTTTCACGGCAAACACGGTTGGATCATAACCCCAGTTCACAATGGGTTCGAAATCGTCTGTTGAATACGTGTCATAAGCCATTGGTTGCGTAATTATATGGGGTAAGTTGTAAGCCGATAAAATATATCCATTTTTTTTGACATTGGAAAAGTAGTTCCATCCGACTTGTCCTCCCCCGCCCGGTTTGTTAACCACAATCATGTCCTGTCCTAAATATTTTTTGGCATACTTTGCGATGATGCGGGCCTGCGTATCGGTCCCACCCCCTGGCGAATAGGAAACAATCAGTTTTAAGGATTTGTTAGGAAAGGCTTGGTTTGAATCTGATGAATCTTGTGAACACCCCGATATAACCAGGATAGCCCCCAGTAGCATCATGGCCAAAATGGCTTTCAATGGTCGCATACGTTCACACACACCCTTTCAAGCACGTAGTGCATCATATGCCTAAAAATTGGGCGCGTGTGATCGATTTTCACCGCTTGCGCCAACCAAAATTCATCATGATATCTTCCATTTGTAATTGTTGAACCATATCGATCATCCGTGTACCGATCCACTGAGTAATAAGAGCGTAGATAATGATTGGCAGGTCAACCACAATGGCTGTTAATAGCATCATCGATCCGTTGATCCAAAAAATGACGCGTCCAGGTGAGAAATGTCGATAGGTTGCAATGATTAAAGCTAAGATAACAAGACCGCCGTTGGAAGCCTTTTGCCGAACCATCATCCCCACTCCGATTCCGAAACAAAGCGCGCCCATCAGAATATCCAACCACAGATAAGGATGAGATCGGACCGTTA from Tuberibacillus sp. Marseille-P3662 includes the following:
- a CDS encoding tripartite tricarboxylate transporter substrate binding protein, which translates into the protein MRPLKAILAMMLLGAILVISGCSQDSSDSNQAFPNKSLKLIVSYSPGGGTDTQARIIAKYAKKYLGQDMIVVNKPGGGGQVGWNYFSNVKKNGYILSAYNLPHIITQPMAYDTYSTDDFEPIVNWGYDPTVFAVKKNSPFKTLSDVIQYAKEHPGSVTIGHSGKYVGQHMAILQLEEAAGIDLKAIAFKGASKATASLLGGHIDVVSGNLSGMHRRNDDVRILAVASEKRHHFEPDVPTFKELGYPSVIMSTDRGIAAVKGTPKPIIKKLEHMFHQLLQDKQFQKEMKKAGADLMIMKRDEVMKVFERRTKKYEELLKTIHAK
- a CDS encoding YitT family protein — its product is MTKQQMISYFWLTLGSILQGIALAIFLFPHDIPTGGAAAMAVLAEYFFGLPLGITLWLVNFPLLIMAGKYLGMASAIRTMYAVTVVSIVVNLLSFLTVRSHPYLWLDILMGALCFGIGVGMMVRQKASNGGLVILALIIATYRHFSPGRVIFWINGSMMLLTAIVVDLPIIIYALITQWIGTRMIDMVQQLQMEDIMMNFGWRKR